In Brevinematales bacterium, the genomic stretch TTTATAGGCAGATATCAACATCTCCTTGTCCAGAACTGGAAGACACAAAATGTCCTTATCACCCTTAACGAGTTCTCTAAACTCACCCTCTATTTCTTTGTCTATATCATTACAACCTGTTAAAACCAGCTTTATACCACTTCCCTTAAGCGCTCTAATCAGAGATATTTGATTCTTCCTAACTGAGATTCTTGCTGAAGGATAAAATACAAAATCTTTAACTCCATATGTGTTGTAGAACAAATCCTTTGATACTTTATTCTCAAGATCCTTAACATAACTAGGTAATCCCAGGTAAGCTACGAATATTTTGCTCTTGTCAATACCATATATAAATGATATCTCTTCTCTCTCAACATCAGAATTAGTAAATACCAAGTCCGATAGAGTTAGAACTTGATACTGAGTTTTTATTGTGTTTGAAATAGGAAAATATCTCATTATCTGAGACAGTTTGCTAAGACCTATACTTGACATTCTCACAAATATGGGTTCTACAATTATTTTTTTACCTTTCTCTCTCAAATGAAGAAGAACCTCTGGATTGAAATGAGTGA encodes the following:
- a CDS encoding glycosyltransferase; its protein translation is MDKGGGVTQALEAVNALRNFGHDIKQFDWFSEEIDFDIFFLFGFTHFNPEVLLHLREKGKKIIVEPIFVRMSSIGLSKLSQIMRYFPISNTIKTQYQVLTLSDLVFTNSDVEREEISFIYGIDKSKIFVAYLGLPSYVKDLENKVSKDLFYNTYGVKDFVFYPSARISVRKNQISLIRALKGSGIKLVLTGCNDIDKEIEGEFRELVKGDKDILCLPVLDKEMLISAYK